The proteins below are encoded in one region of Tachypleus tridentatus isolate NWPU-2018 chromosome 4, ASM421037v1, whole genome shotgun sequence:
- the LOC143248455 gene encoding perivitellin-2 67 kDa subunit-like, whose amino-acid sequence MNRAIAFHVNIAYLNEAQRILRAVKSRYEVDTNKIDQIQERIQTALSQTEPSQETIEAISSSIDREVIVPAWFVDKTKLCYRWYPDGDGGQCGGGVSRMLCAKPGDMTRYYRDDTDRRGGGCRMSWGIVTSEAPTWFKQVKICYRWYPDGDGGQCGGGVGRLLCASVKTWTTYYRDDTDRRGGGCRMSWKLEIPESSPLWLKNAKLCYYWYADGDGGQCGGGVDQHLCAVANSWTTYYRDDTDRRGGGCQMSWGIKLA is encoded by the exons ATGAACAGGGCTATAGCTTTTCACGTGAACATAGCTTATCTGAATGAAGCACAGAGGATTTTACGTGCAGTAAAAAGCCGGTATGAAGTAGATACAAATAAGATTGATCAAATACAAGAGCGGATACAAACTGCTCTGTCCCAGACAGAACCTTCCCAAGAAACAATTGAAGCCATCAGCTCGAGTATAGACAGAGAAGTTATTGTTCCAGCCTGGTTTGTCGATAAAACTAAGCTGTGCTATCGATGGTACCCAGATGGTGATGGTGGCCAGTGTGGTGGTGGGGTGTCACGCATGCTCTGTGCCAAACCGGGAGATATGACCAGATACTACAGGGATGATACAGACAGACGAGGAGGCGGATGTCGAATGAGCTGGGGAATAGTCACATCCGAGGCCCCGACTTGGTTTAAGCAAGTCAAG atcTGTTATCGATGGTACCCCGATGGAGACGGTGGCCAGTGTGGGGGTGGTGTAGGTCGACTGCTATGTGCCTCCGTCAAAACGTGGACAACTTACTATAGGGATGACACTGACCGTAGAGGTGGAGGTTGTCGGATGTCCTGGAAGTTAGAAATCCCCGAAAGTTCCCCACTGTGGCTCAAAAATGCCAAACTTTGCTACTACTGGTATGCTGATGGAGATGGTGGTCAGTGTGGTGGTGGAGTGGACCAACATCTTTGTGCTGTGGCTAACTCCTGGACAACTTATTATCGAGACGACACTGACCGTAGAGGTGGAGGGTGCCAGATGAGTTGGGGCATCAAATTGGCTTAA